The sequence below is a genomic window from Sorangiineae bacterium MSr12523.
CGACGATGCCGAAAGACCTGGAGGCGTTGCTCGCACGGATGCTCGCGAAGGACCCGCAGCAACGTCCCAAGGATGCGGGCGTGCTCCTCGATGCACTGAACCAGCTCGGCTCGCTCTCGGACGAACCCGCCTCCGACGATGCCGTCGTCCGTCCCGCCCCCCTTTCGCAGGAACAACAACTCGCGAGCGTGATCTTGTCGATTGCGCACGGCACCGGCGAGGACAGCATCGACGAGCCTCGAAAAAGCGCCAACCAAGAAGGTGACAATGGGGCTCACCAGACCCTCGGCGAAGCCCTGCGCGGTCGCTTCGGAGTGCGGGTCGAACGGCTCGTGGACGGATCGATGATTGCGACGCTCGCGCAGACCGGGAGCATGACCGCGACCGACCAAGCCATGCAGGCGGCGCGGTGCGCGCTCTTTCTTCGCAAAGACTCCCCTTCGCAGCGTGTCGTGCTCGCGACGGGCCGAGGCGTCGTGGGCGAGCACCTGCCCGATGGAGAGGTCATGGACCGCGCGGGTAAGTTGGTGCAGGCCTCCAAGGCGTCGGAACGAAGCGTGGCCACCGATGGCGTCTGGATCGACGACGTCACGGCGCAATTGCTCGATGCGCGCTTTCACATGAGTCGGCCGATGTCCGGGATCTGCATTTTGGAGGCGGAGCTCCAAACCGAGGAGACGCGGCTATTGCTCGGTAAACCGACGCCTTGTGTCGGCCGCAATCGGGAGCTCGCCCAACTGCAAATGATTCTGGACGAGTGCTGCGAGGACTCGACCGCTCGCCTCATCGTGGTGGTCGCTCCGCCCGGAATCGGGAAATCGCACCTACGCCGCGAATTCGTCCGCCAGGTGCAGCACGACACCGCGAGGACGGTCGACGTGTGGCTCGGACGCGGCGATCCAACGCGGGCGGGCGCACCCTACGGCCTGCTCTGGGATGCTTTGCGCAGGCTCATCGACGTGCACGATGACGAGGAACTCATGGTGCAACAGCACCACCTCCAGGATCGGGTGTCGCGCCATGTGCCTAGAGGTGAAGCCCCGTTCGTCACGGAATTCCTGGGCGAGCTCTGTAGGATCCCTTTCCCGTCGAATACGAAACCGAAACCCCGGGGCGCGCGCACGGAGTCGCCCACCATGGCCGATCAGGTGAGCGCGGCATTCGTCTCCTTCGTGCGCGCCGAAACGAGCGCGCACCCGGTGCTTCTCGTCCTCGAGGATCTCCATTGGGGTGACCGGCTGACGGTGCGGCTCATCGACGACATGCTGCGCGAGTGCAGCGACAAGCCGATCATGGTTCTGGCTCTTGCGCGGCCCGAGATCGAAGAGCTTCATCCGAAGCTCTGGGCCGAACGCAAACGCGAAGGTCTCAGGCTCCATGGTTTGACGAAAAAGGCGAGCACCCAGCTCGTGACCCATGTCCTCGGCACCCAGGTCGCGCGCGATGTCGTGGAACGAATCGTCGATCAAGCGGAGGGCAATGCGCTCTTTTTGGAGGAGCTGATTCGTTTCGTCGCCGAAAATACGTCCGACGTCATGCCGGACACCGTGATTGCGATGTTGCAAGCGCGGCTCCAGCGCCTCGAGCCCGGACTGCGCCGGCTGCTGCGCGCCGCGAGTGTTTACGGTACGACCTTTTGGCGCGCAGGGCTGATCGCGCTGCTCGGGGAGCGTGATTCGGCTGCGAGCATCGACGATCGGCTCGAGGCCCTGCTCGATCAGGAGCTCGTCTCGCGAAGTGCCGCAAGCCGCTTTCTCGGAGATACTCAGTATTCGTTCCGGCATGCGCTGCTCCGTGAGGCCGCTCACAACACGCTCACCGACGCGGATCGTTCGGTGGGGCACAGTGCGGCCGCCACATTTCTCGAATCGATGGGCGAATGCGATCCAGGCGTTCTCGCAGAACACTTCGCCCTCGGCGGCGACATGGATCGAGCGGCGGCCTACTACGCAAGGGCGGCCGCCGAGGCGCTCAATCACAATGAGCTTGCGACCTTGGCGAGTCTTACCGAGCGAGGAATCGCATGCGGTGCGAAAGGGGATGTCCTGGGCGCGCTCCTCACGGCGCGCGCGCGCGGCAGTTTCTTCCGCTACGAGTATGCGGATGCCCACGCGCTCCTCCAAGCCGCACTGCCTCTGCTCCGCCGCGGGAGCGCCAACTGGTGGCTCGCAGCCGGCACCTTGGTCTTGGTGACGGCGTGTCTCGATCGTTGGGACGAGGTTTTGCAGTGGGGGGAAAAGCTGCAAATCGCCCCTTTCGAGCGGCAAGCCGCGGGAATGCGCATGCGGGCCCTATCGCTCATCGTGATGCGGTTCGTCTGGTCCGGCCAGCCCACGCAGATCGCGCCCTACCTCACGCAAATGGACGATATGCTCCTCCCGCCGGAAGATGCCCACGGAAAGGCCTGGTGGGAGTTCGGGCACATGGTCGTCGCCTTGTGGTCTCAGCCGAATCCTTGGCGCGCCTTGATGGCGGGTTCTCGCGCGGAATCGTTGTTCGAGCAAGCCGAGTACCCGCGTCTCCTTGCGCTCGTAAGGACTTATCAGGGTTATGCGCTCGTTCACTTAGGCTGTTTCGATGCGGGGGAGTCGAAACTACGCGCCACCTTCGATGTGGCCCGGCGCACCCGAGAATGGCTTTTATCGTTCGCGGCGCCGTATCTCGCACTGACGCTGGTCGACAAAGGGGATATCGCGTCGCTCGACGAAGCCGAGCGCATTCTCCGCGAATATTTGGAGGTTCCGGCCGACCCCAGCATGCAAGGCCTTGCGAATGCAGTTCTTGGCCAGATCCACCTCACACGCGGCGAACTCGAACCTGCCGAGAAACACGTTCGACTCGCCCTCCATATGATTACGGACCTCTTGGTGCTCCGTTCTTATGCCGATACCGTATCGACGAATGTTCTCCGGCACGCCGGCCGTCACGCCGAAGCGTGCGAGCACGCCGACGCTGCGCTCGATTGGGTCGTTTCGCGCGAGGCCTGCGGCATCTTCGAGGTGGGACTTCGGTTTGCGGCATTCGAGGCCCACGTTGCGGCGAGCAGCCCGGCGGCCCTACCCATTTTGGAGGGCACCATCGAACAGATCCGCATTCGTGCCGAGAGCATCCCCGATCCGTGCCTTCGCGAGCGCTTCCTTACCGAGAATCCAACCAATCGTCGCGCCCTCGAGGAAGCGCGAAAGCGGTTGTCCCCTTCGGTCCTCGAGTTCACGCGTGCTACATCGGACTAGCGCAGAACTTCGAGTGCTGCAGAGTCCTCGATGGCTGCGATCGAACGGTCGAGCATCCCTTGCAGGAGCTGCAGCTGGCGTTCGGTCTTTATTTCGACCGTTCCCACCACCGCGACCGGGTAGAGGAAGCACCACGCCACGGTCCGTTTGTAATCCCGCATCAACTGGTCGCGGGGATACTTGATGCCGTGGGCGGTAAGCCCGTTTAGGTACCGGTCGATCAGCCGTTCCTCGTTCGCACGCCGGTCCTCCGGCGTGAGGCTCTGGCTGATGAAGTACGCGAGATCGTACGCGCCCCGGCCGCGGAAGCAGATCGGCCAGTCGACGATCGTCACGGGGGCGTGCTCTGCCTTCGTCGCGAAGAGAAAATTGTCGAGCCGGAAGTCGCCGTGGCAGAACGTCACAGGCTCCGCCGTGATCTCGTCGAGATACGGCTGGACGATAAGTTCGTAGCGGTCCCCGAAATCACGGATCTGCTTGGGAATTCGGGCCCCGAAGATCTCTTTTGCGCGCGGCCAGCCCCGCTTGAACATCCCGCCCCACGCCTGCGGGTAGGGTGAATCGCAATACTTCGGCAACCACGGATAGGTGGAAGCATGCAACGCCGCCCACGAATGCGAATGAAGCGCGACCATCGCGTCGATCGAGGTGTCGGCGTCGGCCTCCGAACAGCCGGCGATCTGGTCCGCCATCCGGCGGTCGCTACAGTCTTCGAAGACGAGCACGAAGTCATCGGTCGCCGGATCGAACTCGGCGAAGTGGACTTTTGGTGTCGCGACAGGGACGGCGTGCGCGGCCTCCTGGTAAAAATGGACTTCCCTTTCGTAGAAGCGCATGGGCTTCATGATGGTTCGCCGTGCGCCTTCGTCGAGCGTCGGCAACTTCATGACGATACTCGAGGGCGTGGTTCCGTCACCGGTCAAGGTCACCCGGAGCATGCGCCCCAGAAGACCGACGCCCATTCCGATCTGCTCGACCTCGAAGGACGATACCGGTGCACCGACGGCATCGGTCAGCCAATCCGTCGTGATTCCCTCTGGCCCCCTCGGAAACGTCGCCCGCCCCATCTCGACCTCGTAAGGGTAAGGCGGATTCGAGGGACGTGAAAGCTCAATTTCGCAGCGCGCCGGGTACAAGCCTGCTGTTCAATTCGACCCGAAGCGCGCCGAGGCACCTTCGTGCTTGCCAACGCCAATCCACCGAGGACACATTCTGACAGCGTTCTTTGGAGAGGCTGACCGCGCTGGCTTCGACAAAAGAAAAGCATACTCGACGCCAAGAAAGGAGAGGTCTGCCATGGGGATCACGAAACGGGCGGCCAAAAGAGCCGCCCAGGCTGCGACGACAGGCAACGACGTGGCGGCGGCCGTGGATGACCTCGGCCAGAGGTCAACCGAGCTTCAGCAGGCGCCTCTGAGCCCGGAGACTCCGGAAGAAATGGTTCTTCGATTCGCCGACGAGAACTGGAAAGAATTGGACATCGCGAAACTGCCGTACTCCGAACTCAAACAGAGGTTCGAATTCCTCCTCCGAAACCCCGATATACGGTGGCATCGCATCAACTTTCGCAGCGGCACGCAGGACGCGATCATCAAGATGTTCTGCCAACTCGACAGCGGCGATCGAACCTACTTTGCCAATGCGTTCGTCGAGCAGGCCCGCCAACGAAGTGAAGTCGTCTACGAGCAAACGCAATTGAATACCCTGGTGGAGCTGATGGTAAAAGCGTCGAACAGTGGGGAAGCCTCCCATGCGGCCGATGTGTCCGATGAAGAGAAAGCGAAGTACGTCCAAGAATTGCGAAGGAAATACGTGCCCGCGCCGGCCGGACCCGACGATCCGGGCGCGCGCGTAGAATCGTCGCAGAACTGAATCGGGCGACGCGAGATGCGGGCCTTCCCCCGAGGAGGGCTCGCGATCCTCTCCGCTCCGACGCCATCGAGGCGCATTGCATCCGTTTCCGACGGTCAAACTCGCGTCACATTGTCGCGATAGGTACTCGTCGATTCGTCGAATTTATTTTCGATAATTGTCGCGAGCGAACCAAGAGATGGCCGCGATGTTCAATTGTCGCGTGGCTATTTGGACATCGGAGTATCGCCAATCTCGTTGGGGCGATCCGTCGCTTTGTGCCAAATTCGTCCTTCGCAAGCTTGACTGGTTGACAATTTTTGGCCCGGACCTAATTCGATATTTCCCCGCATGCGCATCTGCGCGGGTGTCTTTCTGGTGTTCGCTGGAGACGTTTCCGAAGAACGCAGAACCACTGTCGATTGTGACGTTCTCATTGGCCGCGCTCCGGGAGTGCGTGGAATGGGGAATAAAATGGCGCCAAGCACAACGTTCGATCTGCACAATCAAGTCAATTCGCTCATGTCCGACCTGGAACGACATCCGGTCTATGGCAACGATTATTTCAAATTTCTCGAGAATTCGGCCTGGACTCGCCAAACTTATGACTTTCACCGCGCAAACTTCTTCCATCGCACCGAGGGCACCGTCAAAGGTATCGCCCACGTGTGCGCGCGGGCCGCGGCGAACGACGATCGCGACACGCTGATCTTATTTGCGTATATCCTCAATGAGGAGACCGGAAACGGAAATCGCGCTCATTGCCACGAAGTGTTCATGGAGAACGCTCACAACCTACACGGGCAAGCCGAGTTCGATTTGCCCTCGTTGCTGGTGAAAGATGCTCGCAGCAGCAAATTGATCCTCGACGAGACGGTGGCGTACCGCAAACGCACCCTGGAACTGCTCAGCGGTAGCTACCATCGCATGCTCGGCGTGGTGATGGCCCTCGAGTCCCATGCGGACAAGATGCTGCGCATATGCCGCACGGCATTTCGCGCCAGCCGCAAGAACTTGACGCAATCGGACTTCGTCAAGAAGGTCGAAGTCTACTTCAATGCTCACGTGAGCAACGGGGTGGAAGAGCGTCACGCCGCCGATGCCAAGCAGTGTGTGATCAACAACTGCCAGACCGAGGCGGACATTGCCGAAATCGCCTATGGCGCGAATGAAACGCTGAACATCCAGTTGGCCATGTGGAACGCGATGTATGAAAAGGCGTGCGCGTTGAATGCCGCCCCGGGAGCGAGGTAGCGGAATGATGGTATCGAAAAATCGTGGCATTTCCAATGCGGTCCTCAATCTTCCCGATTCCGTGACGCATGGAACGGCGGCCAAGCTCGTCGAAATCAATCGTGGACTTGCCCTGGAAGAACAGGTCATCGACCTGAGCATTGGCGCGTTGGATACACGAACGGATTCACGAATCGATCGAGGTGTCATCGAGTTCGTACGAACGCGCTCCGATATCGTCCACGCCTTTGCGCCGGTCAAAGGGTTCCCGTTCTTGCTGGAATCCATTGCGGCGCGCATCGCGCGTTTGCATGACATCGCGTACGACCCGAAGAAAGAAATCCTGGTGACGCCGGGCGGCGTGAAGGGCTCGATTTCGGTGGCCTTCCACACGTTGCTGAATCCTGGCGACGAGGTGGTGATTCCCGTGCCCAATTGGCCGCACTACTCGGATATGGTGCGCCTGCACGAAGCCGTCCCGAAGACCATCCTGGTGACGGCGCGCGATGGCTTGACGGCCCCCGCACTCGAGAATGCCATCTCGGAGCGGACGAAGATGGTCGTCCTCGGCGATTGCATCAATCCAACGGGCAAGGTTTACTCGACCGAAGAATTGTCCGCCCTGGCCGAGGTCATCGCGGCGCACAATGTTCGCCGTGAGGCGCGCGGCGCGAGTCCGATTTACGTCCTGTTCGATAGCCCGTACGAAGCCCATATCCTAGGAGCCCGCGCCAAGACCTTTGCTGCCCTCGAGGCGGGGCTCGAGAATGGCACGCGCTGCTCCATGCGGCCATGGACGGTGGGGGTGACCGGGCCGGGCAAAACGTACGGCATGCACGGCGACCGAATCGGTTATCTATGTGGGCCGGCGGACATCGTGGATGGAGCTGCGCGCGCGCAGGTCAACCTCACATCTTTCGCGTCGACCTACGGACAGGTCGCCACGCACGTGGCGCTGCAGCCGGAGATGGACGAGGTGGCGACGTCGCGCGCGAAGAGCGCACGCGCCAATCTGGAGAGCATGCTGCAGGAGCTCAACGCGATTCCGTCGCTGCACGTTGCCCCTCCGCAGGGTGGCTATTTCCTGTTCGTCGACTTTTCCAACTACGCCGATGCGTACAAAAGGCACGGCTACGATCAGGCCGATCGCTTTCTCCTCAGCGAAGCCCGTGTCGCCACCATTTGTGGCAACCATTTCGCAGAGGGGGAGGCGTTGAATCACTTCGTGCGCATCAACTGCGGCCGCTCGCTCCATCTGGTGAGCAAGGCTGGCGCGCGCATCCGGCGGGCGCTCACGCGCTTGGTGTCCTGAAGTGCCAACCACGATGGGGGCTCTCAAATATTGCATCGTTGGCACCGGATTCGCGGGCACCTGCGCGCTATGGCATCTGGTCCAGCGCCTGACTGCACCGCACCAAAGCTCGTCGCCCGAAACATCGGCGATCACGATCATCACCGTGGAGCGCGGCACGGTGAACGGGCCGGGTTATCCGTATTCGAAAGACAATGTCCAGCTCGCCCACCGGTGCAACAACCAGGCGAGCACGATGTCCATCCATGGCAACGATTTCATCGATTGGATGACGGAGAACAAATCGCGCCTCATTCGTGATCATGCGGAGCTCGTGCTCGAAACGCACCCGGGCATCACGCTCGCCGATTGGCAGCCCGACAACGACGAATTCTATCCGCGGGCGCTGTTTGGGTTGTACCTCGAACAGCGCTTTCAGGAGGCTCTCGAGCGGGCCCTCGCCCATGGCATCCACGTGCACCAGTACATGCGTCACGAGGCCATCGATGGGCGTACCGAGGGAGAAACGTTCTCCCTCACCTTGCGGCAGCTCGACACGCACGAGGAGTTCACCATCGGCGGACTTGATCGCGTGCTCCTGAGCACAGGACACTGGCAGACCAAGGCCGCCGACGCGGTCGCGAAGAGCGATGGCTTCATGGCCTCGCCCTATCCGCCGGGCGCCGTGAAATCCGCCGTCGCGAACAAGGTGCGGTCGCAGCCCGGTCGCACCGAGCCACCGCGCGTGTTCGTGCAGGGGATGGGGCCCAGCGGCATCGATGCCATCCTGACCTTGTGCGACGAAGGCGAATTCACGTACACGCACGACGGCCACGTCGCATCGTACCGGGCGGCGGCCTTCCCCGGCGCAGGCGGTCCGCTCCACATCGTGGCGGGATCGCGCTGTGGGTTCTTTTCGCCCATTCGGGGGCCGCTCGCCACGTACGAGATGCACCACCTGACCGAGGAGCGCCTTGCGGCGATGCGGCGCGAGCAGAATGGGTACCTGAAGATCGACGCCATTCTGGAGTTGCTGGACCTCGAGCTGCGCCGGGCCACCGGCGGCGCCGTGGGATGGGCCGACGTCGTGAGTCCTCGATACCCTTCGGCGAGGGAAAAGCTCGCCGTCGATCTTCGGGATTCGTACACCGGCAACCTGGTGTACACGGTTGTCCTGAAGGCGAGGCGCATGCGCTTTTACAGCGTGCTCGAGCCACGCGACAAAGCCGTATACGATCGAATGCTGGATACGCACTTCATTCGGACGGCCGTTCCCATGCCCGCCGCCAATGCGGAAAAGCTACTCGCATTGATGGACGCTGGCGTGCTGAGCGTCGTGAAGCTGGGGTACGATGCGCCCGCGCCCGTGGTCGACGCCGACGGCGCATTTCGCATTGCGTGTCAGTCGGACGACGGACAACCGATCACCATCCGGGCAGACTGTATGATTCGCGCGAGCGCCCAAGATTTCGCGATGAATCTTCACCCTTCCCCGTTGATGCAGAATCTCCTGAGGCGAGGCGAGGTGGTGCCGCATGAAGAAGGTGGATATGTCACGGGCGGCATCGCACTCGCACCAGGTGGATATCGCGTGATGAAGCGCGCGGGTAGCGTTTGTATTCCGTCGGCGCACCTGGCATCCTTCGGGTCACCCGTGAGGTTCTGGCAAAACGAACGAAACTTCGCCGGCGCATTCGTCGAGGCTGCGGAATGGGTCGCCGACGAGTGGCTCGAGGTCGCGGTTGTCATGAGCGCGGCCGACAAGCCAAAACCGGCCGCGGGCCGCGGTCCGAGTATCGTCACCGTCGAAATGAGGAGATGAGCGATGGAGATGAAGGAATTCCATTACCAGGACGGCGTGCGGGTCAGCGTGTTCAACTTGGACCACAAGTCCATTCCGTATCATTTTCACAACCAAGTTTCGGACATGGTGTACTGCGCCAAAGGTCAGATCTCCATCGAGCTGCCCGACACGGGAGAGGTGTTCACCATCCATCCCGGCCAGATCTTCCAGGTCCCCAACCCGAGCAAGCACAGGTTCGTGAACTCCGCCCCCGTGGGGACTCCGGCTCGGTACGTGCTTTTGCAGCTCGGCACGTTCGACATCCACTTCATCCCCGCCGCCAAAGAAGTGGCGGCGAAGTTCGCGGGGCGCGCGCCGACGCACGTTTCGGACGGCGTCGTCTACATCGAAAATCGCAAAGACGACATCATCGAACTTGCAGATCGCTTCGAACGCGACAAGCCGGAAGTCTTGACCTCCGAGGAGCGCGACGACGTCGTGAAGGCGTTGAGGTTTCTCTCGTCCCAAGGGGTTCCGCAAGTGCATCCCCGTGCCGGTGCGACCCCATGATGCGCTGGAAGGCGCTCTGAGCCCGGTTCGAGGATATGGCCTTCGACGCAACGACCATCGCCGTCATCGTCGTGACGTTCTTCGTTGGCGGCTTGGTCAAAGGGCTGACTGGCCTCGGTCTGCCGCCCGTCGTCCTCGGCATCCTCACCGCGGCGATTGGGATCCAACCGGCGAAGGCGCTGATCCTCATTCCGACCTTTCTGACCAATGTTCTGCAGGCGTGTACCGGTGGTCGCGGCCGCGCCGTGACCGTGCGCACCTGGCCGTTTCTGGTTGCCGCCACGGCGCTGACGGCCTCCGGTGCCTTTACGTTGCATTACTTCGACGCATCGCTCATGTCGTCGCTGCTCGGCATGGGACTCATGATTTACGGTGTGCTGGGCCTGTTCAAAATGCGGCTGACCATCCGAGAGCGATGGGTGCACCCCACCGGGGTGATCTTCGGCGGCATCAATGGCTTTCTCACCGGATTGACCGGCTCGTCGGCGGTGCCGGGGATCTTCTACCTGCAATCGCTCGGGCTCTCGCGTGACGAGTTGATTCAGAGTATGGGAATCCTCTTTACGCTTTCGACCATCGGTTTGGCTTGGTCGTTGCGGATGCAGGACCTGCTCAGCGCAAACCTGGCCGTGATGTCCGCCATTGCCTTGATCCCGGCGACGATCGGAATGTCAATCGGAAACCGAATTCGCAAAGGGATCCCCGAGGAAAAGTTTCGAACGGTCTTTCACGTGGCTCTGCTGTCGCTCGGACTTTACATCGCCATCCGACACCTATCTCATTTAGGCTCTCACTAGGAGGAGGCAACATGAAACAGGCGCTACTCGCGGTGCTACGTGAGTTGGAAGAGTTCGGCAAAACCAACGATGCGGCAACGAGCGATCGAAGCCACAAGATGTTGAACATCACGCACGATACCGGCGTGTTCCTCGCCCTGCTCATCAAGGCTACGCGGGCCACCAATGTCTTGGAGATTGGCACCTCGAACGGTTATTCCACATTGTGGCTTGCCGATGCCGTGGGCGAGCGCGGCGTGGTCACGACCATCGAGCGAGCGCCGCACAAAATCGCAATGGCGGAAAAGAACTTTTCCCGCGCAGGGCTCGGCGCGCGCATCCGCCAAGTCAACGACGAAGCCGGGCAGTTCATCGCTTCGCGCGGCAATGGAGAGTACTCCTTCATCTTCTTGGACAGCGATCGTGAGCATTACGTGGATTGGTGGAGTTCGTTGCAACGGATCCTCCAGCCCGGCGGCCTGATCGTGGTCGATAATGCGATTTCGCACGCCGAGCAAATGGAAGGCTTCATCCGCCGCGTCGCCGCCTCGGAGGGCTATCTGAGCTCTCTGTCCCCCATTGGCAACGGCGAGCTCGTGATCTTGAAGGAGGCTGCAAGCTAACGTCTCTCGAGCAGCGCGCGCCCGATGGCCTTCGGCGGCTCGCTGCGCAGCACGAGGGACGTGGTGACGGCGCCGTAGCGCGCGATCGCATCGACGATGGTCTCCAGCTCGCCGGGCGACGGGATGAGCACTTTGAGGAGAAAGCAGTCTTCCCCGG
It includes:
- a CDS encoding pyridoxal phosphate-dependent aminotransferase, producing the protein MMVSKNRGISNAVLNLPDSVTHGTAAKLVEINRGLALEEQVIDLSIGALDTRTDSRIDRGVIEFVRTRSDIVHAFAPVKGFPFLLESIAARIARLHDIAYDPKKEILVTPGGVKGSISVAFHTLLNPGDEVVIPVPNWPHYSDMVRLHEAVPKTILVTARDGLTAPALENAISERTKMVVLGDCINPTGKVYSTEELSALAEVIAAHNVRREARGASPIYVLFDSPYEAHILGARAKTFAALEAGLENGTRCSMRPWTVGVTGPGKTYGMHGDRIGYLCGPADIVDGAARAQVNLTSFASTYGQVATHVALQPEMDEVATSRAKSARANLESMLQELNAIPSLHVAPPQGGYFLFVDFSNYADAYKRHGYDQADRFLLSEARVATICGNHFAEGEALNHFVRINCGRSLHLVSKAGARIRRALTRLVS
- a CDS encoding sulfite exporter TauE/SafE family protein, giving the protein MAFDATTIAVIVVTFFVGGLVKGLTGLGLPPVVLGILTAAIGIQPAKALILIPTFLTNVLQACTGGRGRAVTVRTWPFLVAATALTASGAFTLHYFDASLMSSLLGMGLMIYGVLGLFKMRLTIRERWVHPTGVIFGGINGFLTGLTGSSAVPGIFYLQSLGLSRDELIQSMGILFTLSTIGLAWSLRMQDLLSANLAVMSAIALIPATIGMSIGNRIRKGIPEEKFRTVFHVALLSLGLYIAIRHLSHLGSH
- a CDS encoding iron-containing redox enzyme family protein produces the protein MRICAGVFLVFAGDVSEERRTTVDCDVLIGRAPGVRGMGNKMAPSTTFDLHNQVNSLMSDLERHPVYGNDYFKFLENSAWTRQTYDFHRANFFHRTEGTVKGIAHVCARAAANDDRDTLILFAYILNEETGNGNRAHCHEVFMENAHNLHGQAEFDLPSLLVKDARSSKLILDETVAYRKRTLELLSGSYHRMLGVVMALESHADKMLRICRTAFRASRKNLTQSDFVKKVEVYFNAHVSNGVEERHAADAKQCVINNCQTEADIAEIAYGANETLNIQLAMWNAMYEKACALNAAPGAR
- a CDS encoding protein kinase produces the protein MGEKTLALKNIFADRFVLEDVAGTGGMAIVYRARDEKRDGATVALKVLRRLAHVRDLRERFEREAFVLSQLRHPGIVSYVDHGITPQGDAFLVMEWLEGEDLGRRMDREGLSLAETITLFRGIADALMVAHRQGIVHRDLKPENIFLLEGRPDRVSLLDFGVARLISSELTGAGLALGTPRYMAPEQARGEAIGPTADVFALGCVMFRCLTGQLLFDGAHPTIVMAGILFHEAPKLRTLRPTMPKDLEALLARMLAKDPQQRPKDAGVLLDALNQLGSLSDEPASDDAVVRPAPLSQEQQLASVILSIAHGTGEDSIDEPRKSANQEGDNGAHQTLGEALRGRFGVRVERLVDGSMIATLAQTGSMTATDQAMQAARCALFLRKDSPSQRVVLATGRGVVGEHLPDGEVMDRAGKLVQASKASERSVATDGVWIDDVTAQLLDARFHMSRPMSGICILEAELQTEETRLLLGKPTPCVGRNRELAQLQMILDECCEDSTARLIVVVAPPGIGKSHLRREFVRQVQHDTARTVDVWLGRGDPTRAGAPYGLLWDALRRLIDVHDDEELMVQQHHLQDRVSRHVPRGEAPFVTEFLGELCRIPFPSNTKPKPRGARTESPTMADQVSAAFVSFVRAETSAHPVLLVLEDLHWGDRLTVRLIDDMLRECSDKPIMVLALARPEIEELHPKLWAERKREGLRLHGLTKKASTQLVTHVLGTQVARDVVERIVDQAEGNALFLEELIRFVAENTSDVMPDTVIAMLQARLQRLEPGLRRLLRAASVYGTTFWRAGLIALLGERDSAASIDDRLEALLDQELVSRSAASRFLGDTQYSFRHALLREAAHNTLTDADRSVGHSAAATFLESMGECDPGVLAEHFALGGDMDRAAAYYARAAAEALNHNELATLASLTERGIACGAKGDVLGALLTARARGSFFRYEYADAHALLQAALPLLRRGSANWWLAAGTLVLVTACLDRWDEVLQWGEKLQIAPFERQAAGMRMRALSLIVMRFVWSGQPTQIAPYLTQMDDMLLPPEDAHGKAWWEFGHMVVALWSQPNPWRALMAGSRAESLFEQAEYPRLLALVRTYQGYALVHLGCFDAGESKLRATFDVARRTREWLLSFAAPYLALTLVDKGDIASLDEAERILREYLEVPADPSMQGLANAVLGQIHLTRGELEPAEKHVRLALHMITDLLVLRSYADTVSTNVLRHAGRHAEACEHADAALDWVVSREACGIFEVGLRFAAFEAHVAASSPAALPILEGTIEQIRIRAESIPDPCLRERFLTENPTNRRALEEARKRLSPSVLEFTRATSD
- a CDS encoding ecdysteroid 22-kinase family protein — encoded protein: MGRATFPRGPEGITTDWLTDAVGAPVSSFEVEQIGMGVGLLGRMLRVTLTGDGTTPSSIVMKLPTLDEGARRTIMKPMRFYEREVHFYQEAAHAVPVATPKVHFAEFDPATDDFVLVFEDCSDRRMADQIAGCSEADADTSIDAMVALHSHSWAALHASTYPWLPKYCDSPYPQAWGGMFKRGWPRAKEIFGARIPKQIRDFGDRYELIVQPYLDEITAEPVTFCHGDFRLDNFLFATKAEHAPVTIVDWPICFRGRGAYDLAYFISQSLTPEDRRANEERLIDRYLNGLTAHGIKYPRDQLMRDYKRTVAWCFLYPVAVVGTVEIKTERQLQLLQGMLDRSIAAIEDSAALEVLR
- a CDS encoding cupin domain-containing protein translates to MEMKEFHYQDGVRVSVFNLDHKSIPYHFHNQVSDMVYCAKGQISIELPDTGEVFTIHPGQIFQVPNPSKHRFVNSAPVGTPARYVLLQLGTFDIHFIPAAKEVAAKFAGRAPTHVSDGVVYIENRKDDIIELADRFERDKPEVLTSEERDDVVKALRFLSSQGVPQVHPRAGATP
- a CDS encoding FAD/NAD(P)-binding protein — its product is MGALKYCIVGTGFAGTCALWHLVQRLTAPHQSSSPETSAITIITVERGTVNGPGYPYSKDNVQLAHRCNNQASTMSIHGNDFIDWMTENKSRLIRDHAELVLETHPGITLADWQPDNDEFYPRALFGLYLEQRFQEALERALAHGIHVHQYMRHEAIDGRTEGETFSLTLRQLDTHEEFTIGGLDRVLLSTGHWQTKAADAVAKSDGFMASPYPPGAVKSAVANKVRSQPGRTEPPRVFVQGMGPSGIDAILTLCDEGEFTYTHDGHVASYRAAAFPGAGGPLHIVAGSRCGFFSPIRGPLATYEMHHLTEERLAAMRREQNGYLKIDAILELLDLELRRATGGAVGWADVVSPRYPSAREKLAVDLRDSYTGNLVYTVVLKARRMRFYSVLEPRDKAVYDRMLDTHFIRTAVPMPAANAEKLLALMDAGVLSVVKLGYDAPAPVVDADGAFRIACQSDDGQPITIRADCMIRASAQDFAMNLHPSPLMQNLLRRGEVVPHEEGGYVTGGIALAPGGYRVMKRAGSVCIPSAHLASFGSPVRFWQNERNFAGAFVEAAEWVADEWLEVAVVMSAADKPKPAAGRGPSIVTVEMRR
- a CDS encoding O-methyltransferase, whose translation is MKQALLAVLRELEEFGKTNDAATSDRSHKMLNITHDTGVFLALLIKATRATNVLEIGTSNGYSTLWLADAVGERGVVTTIERAPHKIAMAEKNFSRAGLGARIRQVNDEAGQFIASRGNGEYSFIFLDSDREHYVDWWSSLQRILQPGGLIVVDNAISHAEQMEGFIRRVAASEGYLSSLSPIGNGELVILKEAAS